The sequence below is a genomic window from Aureispira sp. CCB-E.
GTTTGAATGCCACTCAACCCTTTTACCTGTTGAAACTTTTGCTTAAATTTTTTTCGATCTAAGGTTTCCTGTTTGTCCAAATAATCAAACACTTTTAAGTAAGTACCACTGTCATTATCCAAACGATATTTCTTTGAAAACAACTTAAAAGATCGTTTTTCTTCCTTCTTCAAACTTCCAATTAATTCATAGAGTTTGAAAATTGTAATTCTATTCATAACAAAACCTATCTAGCAACAACTTACCTTCCCAACAATTGGTATGGACCTCATTCTTCTTTATTTTTTTGACTATACAAAAGTAATAAATTAAAATAAGTTTATCATTGGAAATAAATCATTTACTTTTCAATTCAAATGAGCTAACCAAATAAAACGCCTCAAAATTTTTAAACTAAAAACAACTCAATGATTGCCGTTCAATTACCTTGAGGCATTTTTATCCTTTACTTCGTGGGAACAGCAGCGAGCGCACGACCAAAGGGAGTAACAAAACTAAGTACTAACTACCAATACCTTTTATTAAATGCTAATTAATAGATTACTTTTATTGCTTCACAATTTTTTGCATAGGATAACGTAGCATATTGCTAGTAACCTTTAACATGTAAACCCCAGCATCTAAGGCGCTCATATCTACTGTCTCTTGATGATATCCTTTAGAGATCGTTCTATGCTCTTTTTCTAATAACTTGCGTCCTGTCATATCGTATATTTCAACAGTGATTGTAGCCATTTCTGACGCCAATAAGCTTACCGTAATTTGCTTGCTGGTTGGATTTGGGAAGACTTGAATGCTTTCATTTTGATTCATCTGATAATCAATTGCCTTCATTTCAGAAACCATAGCATTTCCCTGATAGTCATATTCTCTAATTCTATAATAATTAACACCAACAAAAGGATGTTTGTCTACAAATTGATAGGTAGTTAGATTCGTACTATTTCCTGCTGCTGCCACACGTCCTAATTCCGTCCATTCTAACCCATCTAAACTATGTTCTACCAAAAAATAATCACTATCTTTTTCTTGCTCTGTTTGCCAATCCAACTCTACCACTTGATCGACTAGATTGGCATTAAATTCTTGCATTTGTATGGGCAATAATGTTGTAAAATCAAATGCATCTAAACGGTTCCAATGAGTCGCCCCTGCAATATTCCTCATTGTAATGTGCGTAGCATTATTCGGAGCGACAAAACTTACGGTATATTGTACCCACGTATTAGGCACCGTAATCCCTGTATATATTAACGTACCAAACGTATTGTTTGCCGTAGATGCTCCTATTTCAACATTGCCTTGTGGTCTAAATTGAATATCAGAATAGGCATAAAACGTAAAGGTGTAAGCTGTTCCTGCTACCAAAGGCGTAGAGAGTGCCATGGCTAATTCATCGCTATTAGGAGCAGCAAGAGCAATACAATAAGTACCATCTGGTATCGTAGGCACATAACAGCCTGCCACCATAATATCGGTTTCATTTCCTGCTCCATAAGCATTAACATCGCTCATTAGTGCATTAAAAGCTGTGTTATTAAGATTATAATTACAGCCTGTTGAGGTTGTATTCTCAAAACTGCCATTCAAAAAGCTTTGCGCTTTTGACGACTGTACATACATTAGGAATAAAATTAGAATATAAAATTGGGATTGCATATTGGGGAATTTTAGCGCACTGTCTGTGGTATAGATACTTTGTAAGTATTGATATTAATATTCTTACAAAAGAATCTATTAAGAATAGCTAAACAAAAGAACTTTATTACAATGACATCCAGTAATTTATAGACAAATCATCAATCTACTTTTCGATTATCTGAGTAATTACTATCAAATAAGTGTATAAATTTTGGAGTCTTTATCAACTTGTTCTGTAAAAAACAGCATAACTTAACAGGCAGTGGTTTAAGGTGAAATAAAATACTACTCTATAAGGGGAATAAATCCATAAAAGAAATGTTATTATTATAGTAGTTCGTTGATTAGCTCCCTGCGGTCGTGAGATCGCTATCGCTTAGTTGTTTACTTTTTTAGCT
It includes:
- a CDS encoding T9SS type A sorting domain-containing protein, yielding MQSQFYILILFLMYVQSSKAQSFLNGSFENTTSTGCNYNLNNTAFNALMSDVNAYGAGNETDIMVAGCYVPTIPDGTYCIALAAPNSDELAMALSTPLVAGTAYTFTFYAYSDIQFRPQGNVEIGASTANNTFGTLIYTGITVPNTWVQYTVSFVAPNNATHITMRNIAGATHWNRLDAFDFTTLLPIQMQEFNANLVDQVVELDWQTEQEKDSDYFLVEHSLDGLEWTELGRVAAAGNSTNLTTYQFVDKHPFVGVNYYRIREYDYQGNAMVSEMKAIDYQMNQNESIQVFPNPTSKQITVSLLASEMATITVEIYDMTGRKLLEKEHRTISKGYHQETVDMSALDAGVYMLKVTSNMLRYPMQKIVKQ